A window from Chrysemys picta bellii isolate R12L10 chromosome 20, ASM1138683v2, whole genome shotgun sequence encodes these proteins:
- the LOC135976794 gene encoding mucin-2-like, translating into MVSFILCLLPALLATTSAQGETLTCNTCFGETETCSFAPGTCQANKATGGCLSVAEDITLDGTQNTYFYKQCLSSYKSDIQVPISFTVGNGKYVRINTTWCNTDNCNSAVPAVPTGSTTVNGLQCPTCFALNFTVCNNSVTPCTGDETYCIDFTGFLYQGSSPSPFQAKGCATASAQDIKPGTNLATALYTFNFFWGQTVPAEKIPTNPPPTTAASLETTTTTPNTITILARATPPKTTTTKKTTTIPKTTPTPTTTTTHATTTTTTSATTSTTTSATSTTPSRTTPPKTTTTKKTTTIPKTTPTPTTTTTHATTTTTTSATTTTPSRTTPPKTTTTKKTTTIPKTTPTPTTTTTHATTTTTTSATTTTPSRTTPPKTTTTKKTTTIPKTTLTPTTTTTTTPKTTTTPKTTPPTTPATTPTTHTTTTTTTPSTTTIPKTTPTPTTTTTRATTTTTSATTSTTTPSRTTPPKTTTKKTTTIPKTTLTPTTTTTTTPKTTTTPKTTTTTTPATTTTTRAPNTTTTTPSRTTPPKTATTNKTTTIPKTTHTPTTTTTHKPTTPPKTNTPPKPTLLAQTTHSGASPALGKFSFALYLPGLTGLLLVKLLS; encoded by the exons ATGGTTTCCTTCATCCTCTGCCTTCTCCCTGCTCTCCTAGCTACAACGAGTGCACAAG GTGAGACCCTGACATGTAACACGTGCTTTGGCGAAACGGAGACCTGCAGTTTTGCTCCAGGAACCTGCCAAGCCAACAAGGCTACTGGTGGCTGCCTCTCCGTGGCAGAAGATATTACACTGG ATGGGACACAGAACACGTACTTCTACAAACAGTGTCTGAGTAGCTATAAGAGTGACATCCAAGTCCCCATCTCCTTCACTGTTGGGAATGGCAAGTATGTGAGGATCAACACCACATGGTGCAACACAGATAACTGTAACTCGGCTGTACCTGCAG TGCCCACGGGGAGCACCACCGTGAACGGGCTGCAGTGCCCAACCTGCTTCGCTCTGAACTTCACTGTCTGCAACAACTCAGTCACCCCTTGTACCGGGGACGAGACCTATTGCATCGATTTCACTGGGTTTCTATACCAAG GTTCATCTCCTTCACCATTTCAAGCAAAAGGCTGCGCTACTGCGTCTGCTCAGGACATTAAACCTGGAACCAACCTGGCTACTGCACTCTACACATTTAACTTTTTTTGGGGGCAAACTGTTCCGGCAGAGAAAATACCCACGAACCCCCCGCCCACAACCGCTGCCTCTCTAGAAAcaacgaccaccactcccaataCAATCACCATCCTCGCAAGAGCCACCCCGCCCAAAACAACTACCACAAAGAAAACAACCACCATCCCCAAAACAACGCCAACCcctacaaccaccaccacccatgctacaaccaccaccaccacctctgctaCAACCAGCACCACCACCTCTGCTACAAGCACCACCCCCTCAAGAACCACCCCGCCCAAAACAACTACCACAAAGAAAACAACCACCATCCCCAAAACAACGCCAACCcctacaaccaccaccacccatgctacaaccaccaccaccacctctgctaCAACCACCACCCCCTCAAGAACCACCCCGCCCAAAACAACTACCACAAAGAAAACAACCACCATCCCCAAAACAACGCCAACCcctacaaccaccaccacccatgctacaaccaccaccaccacctctgctaCAACCACCACCCCCTCAAGAACCACCCCGCCCAAAACAACTACCACAAAGAAAACAACCACCATCCCCAAAACAACGCTCACCcctacaaccaccaccaccaccactcccaaaacaaccaccacccccaaaacaaccccccccaccacccctgctacaacccccaccacccacaccacaaccaccaccaccaccccctcaaCAACCACCATCCCCAAAACAACGCCCACCcctacaaccaccaccacccgtgctacaaccaccaccacctctgctaCAACCAGCACCACCACCCCCTCAAGAACCACCCCGCCCAAAACTACCACAAAGAAAACAACCACCATCCCCAAAACAACACTCACCcctacaaccaccaccaccaccactcccaaaacaaccaccacccccaaaacaaccaccaccactacccctgctacaaccaccaccacccgtgCCCCcaacacaaccaccaccaccccctcaagaaccaccccccccaaaacagctaccacaaacaaaacaaccacCATCCCCAAAACAACGCACACGcctacaaccaccaccacccacaaacCCACTACCCCACCTAAAACAAATACCCCACCCAAACCCACCCTCCTCGCCCAAACAACCCACAGTGGGGCCAGCCCGGCTCTGGGGAAATTCTCCTTTGCCCTCTACCTGCCTGGCCTGACTGGGCTGCTGCTGGTGAAGCTGCTCTCCTGA